A window from Roseburia sp. 499 encodes these proteins:
- a CDS encoding response regulator: MRILLAEDDFVTRKFMDSFLSKYGECDVTVDGMEAVDAFLMALEEDEPYDLVCLDIMMPVMDGYQALVGIRNLEKERNIPEDKAVKVIMTTALNDEKNVKMAFDLGCTIYSGKPIDQARFEQALKKLGLI, from the coding sequence ATGAGAATTTTATTAGCGGAAGATGATTTTGTAACTAGAAAATTTATGGATAGTTTTTTATCGAAGTATGGAGAATGCGACGTGACTGTGGATGGTATGGAAGCAGTAGATGCATTTTTAATGGCATTGGAAGAGGATGAACCCTATGACCTGGTATGCTTAGATATTATGATGCCTGTCATGGATGGATACCAGGCTTTGGTGGGGATTCGGAATTTGGAAAAAGAGAGGAATATTCCGGAGGATAAGGCGGTAAAGGTAATTATGACAACGGCCTTAAATGATGAAAAAAACGTAAAAATGGCATTTGACCTTGGTTGTACCATTTATTCCGGTAAGCCAATTGATCAAGCAAGATTCGAGCAGGCGTTAAAAAAACTTGGTCTAATCTAG
- a CDS encoding [Fe-Fe] hydrogenase large subunit C-terminal domain-containing protein translates to MNETTKKSLVYTNEKCQGCNRCISICPVLTANYSITASDGTQRVEVHGENCIKCGACFDECEHHARSFLDDTERFFSDLKQGEQISVLIAPAFLANYPDEYASILGGLKKLGVNHFINVSFGADITTWGYINYIAKNQFKGGISQPCPAIVNYIEHYVPELIPYLVPVQSPLMCAAIYAKKYMKLSDKLAFISPCIAKKTEINDPNTHGYVSYNLTFDHFMEYVRKHQIQGEPIKDEIKYGLGSIYPMPGGLKENVYWFCGEEVFIRQVEGERHAYHFLEDYKKRMEQNAPLPFMVDILNCDKGCLYGTGIEADKSLSEDTYYSLQKIKNTSKKKSFFTPFSRHLSPKNRLRLLNMKFSRLDLKDFMRNYTNKSNEVSLHTPLPSDLEIVFRKMNKIEPASRMINCGACGYNNCKEMATAIYNGTNIPGNCIHFIKDEMENFAEEIETQNQKILQKNEEISRFIEEDFETLNHSIDEMLKGNNINAEESTEISGAMMKISEFCDTLNTSFESIGTLLHSLETNNLGIEKIANQTNLLALNAAVEASRSGEAGRGFSVVADEIKALSESSRAMANESDLNRMEIMKAVKMLMKEADELTHAIKDINDRLSNLAACTEEIVAEADVVKNISEGVKGKLAELNQNMN, encoded by the coding sequence ATGAATGAAACAACAAAAAAATCCTTGGTCTATACTAACGAAAAGTGCCAGGGCTGCAATCGTTGCATTTCCATTTGTCCGGTTCTTACAGCAAACTATTCTATAACCGCTTCTGACGGAACCCAAAGAGTGGAGGTCCATGGAGAAAATTGTATTAAATGCGGCGCATGTTTCGATGAATGCGAACATCATGCAAGAAGCTTTTTAGACGATACGGAACGTTTTTTTTCAGACTTAAAACAAGGCGAACAAATTTCTGTCCTGATTGCACCCGCTTTTCTGGCTAATTATCCGGATGAATATGCCAGTATTCTTGGTGGATTAAAAAAACTTGGGGTAAATCACTTTATTAATGTAAGCTTTGGTGCAGATATTACTACCTGGGGATACATTAATTACATTGCAAAAAATCAATTCAAAGGCGGGATTTCCCAACCTTGCCCAGCTATCGTAAATTATATTGAACACTATGTTCCGGAACTTATTCCGTACCTAGTTCCTGTACAAAGTCCACTTATGTGTGCTGCCATCTATGCAAAAAAATATATGAAACTCTCAGATAAGCTGGCATTTATCAGTCCTTGTATTGCCAAGAAAACAGAAATCAATGATCCAAATACGCATGGATATGTATCCTATAATCTGACCTTTGACCACTTCATGGAATATGTAAGGAAACATCAGATTCAAGGAGAACCTATCAAAGATGAGATAAAATATGGACTAGGCTCTATTTATCCTATGCCCGGGGGATTAAAAGAGAATGTATACTGGTTTTGTGGAGAAGAGGTCTTTATCCGTCAGGTAGAAGGCGAAAGACACGCTTATCATTTCCTAGAGGATTATAAAAAGCGTATGGAACAAAATGCCCCTCTCCCATTTATGGTAGATATTTTAAATTGCGACAAAGGTTGCCTCTATGGTACCGGTATCGAAGCAGACAAGTCCCTTTCAGAAGACACCTATTATTCCTTGCAAAAAATCAAGAACACAAGCAAGAAAAAATCTTTCTTTACACCTTTTTCCAGACACTTATCGCCTAAAAACAGGCTAAGACTGTTGAATATGAAGTTTTCCAGGCTTGACCTAAAAGATTTCATGCGAAACTATACGAATAAATCAAATGAAGTTTCCCTTCACACACCTTTGCCATCCGACTTAGAAATTGTGTTCCGTAAAATGAATAAAATAGAACCGGCAAGCCGTATGATTAACTGTGGTGCTTGTGGTTATAATAATTGTAAAGAAATGGCAACTGCCATTTACAATGGAACTAACATACCGGGAAACTGTATTCATTTCATCAAAGATGAGATGGAAAACTTTGCAGAAGAGATAGAAACCCAGAACCAGAAAATTCTACAAAAAAATGAGGAAATTTCTCGCTTTATTGAAGAAGATTTTGAAACACTGAATCATTCCATTGATGAAATGCTAAAAGGCAATAATATCAATGCAGAAGAAAGTACCGAAATCAGCGGTGCCATGATGAAAATCTCTGAATTTTGCGATACATTGAACACCTCCTTTGAAAGCATCGGAACTCTACTTCACAGCTTAGAAACCAATAATCTCGGCATAGAAAAAATTGCAAATCAAACGAATCTGTTAGCACTAAATGCCGCAGTAGAAGCTTCCAGAAGCGGTGAAGCAGGCAGAGGCTTTTCCGTCGTAGCAGACGAAATCAAGGCCTTATCCGAATCCAGTCGCGCCATGGCAAATGAAAGTGATTTAAATCGTATGGAAATCATGAAAGCGGTTAAAATGCTTATGAAAGAAGCCGATGAACTTACACATGCTATCAAAGATATCAACGACCGTCTATCTAATCTTGCAGCATGCACAGAGGAAATCGTGGCTGAAGCCGACGTAGTAAAAAATATTTCTGAGGGTGTCAAAGGTAAATTGGCTGAGTTAAACCAAAACATGAATTGA
- the galT gene encoding UDP-glucose--hexose-1-phosphate uridylyltransferase, translating into MVNEAIKKLVCYGLENNLISEEDVIFTTNRLLEVLKIEEYEEPETEYHNVELEPVLKELLDYAYETGVLVENGVVYRDLLDTKLMAQLMPRPSEVIAKFWNVYESEGPKAATDLYYKLSQDSDYIRRYRIAKDVKWKAETEYGEMDITINLSKPEKDPKAIAAAKNAKQSGYPKCLLCMENEGYAGRINHPARQNHRIIPVTIQDSKWGFQYSPYVYYNEHCIVFNSKHIPMKIEHGTFCKLFDFVKQFPHYIVGSNADLPIVGGSILSHDHFQGGSYEFAMAKAPVEREFAVKGFEDVKAGIVKWPMSVIRLSGEDTERIITLADVILNAWRGYTDEVVFIFAETEGEPHNTITPIARKRGEKYELDLVLRNNITTEEHPLGVYHPHAELHHIKKENIGLIEVMGLAVLPARLKGEMETLADAIVTGKDIRADESIEKHADWVEEFLPKYDGITRENVTEILHKEIGLVFSKVLEHAGVYKRTEEGQKAFDRFIQSLNE; encoded by the coding sequence ATGGTAAATGAGGCAATTAAAAAACTGGTATGTTATGGATTGGAAAATAATCTAATTTCAGAGGAAGATGTAATTTTTACTACCAACCGGTTATTGGAAGTGTTAAAAATAGAAGAGTATGAGGAACCGGAGACAGAGTATCATAACGTAGAACTAGAACCTGTCTTAAAGGAATTATTGGATTATGCTTATGAAACAGGTGTGTTAGTGGAAAATGGCGTGGTGTATCGTGACCTGTTGGATACGAAGCTGATGGCACAGCTGATGCCAAGACCAAGTGAGGTAATTGCAAAGTTTTGGAACGTTTATGAATCGGAGGGACCAAAGGCAGCTACCGATTTATATTATAAGTTGAGTCAGGACAGTGATTATATCCGTCGTTACCGTATTGCAAAGGATGTAAAGTGGAAGGCGGAAACGGAATATGGAGAGATGGATATTACCATTAACCTTTCTAAGCCGGAAAAGGACCCAAAAGCCATTGCGGCGGCGAAGAATGCAAAGCAGAGTGGTTATCCGAAATGTCTGTTGTGTATGGAAAATGAAGGATATGCAGGAAGAATCAATCATCCGGCACGCCAAAATCATCGTATTATTCCGGTGACGATTCAGGATAGTAAGTGGGGATTTCAATATTCACCATATGTGTATTACAATGAACACTGTATTGTGTTTAATTCCAAGCATATTCCAATGAAGATAGAGCATGGGACTTTCTGTAAGCTGTTTGACTTTGTAAAACAGTTTCCACATTATATTGTAGGTTCTAATGCTGATTTGCCTATTGTTGGTGGGTCAATTTTAAGCCATGACCACTTTCAGGGTGGAAGTTATGAATTTGCTATGGCAAAGGCACCGGTAGAACGTGAATTTGCCGTAAAAGGATTTGAAGATGTAAAGGCCGGAATTGTAAAATGGCCCATGTCTGTGATTCGTCTTTCCGGTGAGGACACAGAACGCATTATTACGCTTGCAGATGTGATTTTGAATGCATGGCGTGGATATACGGATGAAGTAGTATTTATTTTTGCGGAGACAGAGGGAGAACCACACAATACCATTACTCCGATTGCCAGAAAGCGTGGAGAAAAGTATGAACTGGATTTGGTATTGCGTAACAACATTACCACAGAGGAACATCCACTTGGGGTATATCACCCTCACGCAGAGTTGCATCATATTAAGAAGGAAAACATCGGACTAATTGAGGTGATGGGACTTGCAGTGCTTCCGGCAAGGTTAAAAGGTGAGATGGAAACGCTTGCCGATGCTATTGTAACCGGTAAGGATATTCGGGCAGATGAGAGTATTGAAAAACATGCAGACTGGGTAGAAGAGTTCTTGCCAAAATATGATGGGATTACAAGGGAAAATGTGACGGAAATCCTGCATAAAGAAATTGGGCTTGTGTTCAGCAAGGTACTGGAGCATGCTGGCGTGTATAAAAGAACAGAAGAAGGTCAGAAAGCATTTGACAGATTCATTCAGTCTTTGAACGAATAA
- a CDS encoding ATP-binding protein — protein MKMQIIEEEQLQFFLDHALEMVFAFRGNGEIIYANKIAKEQLEWGTELCNQRITDIFPQNFKEVGEGFETDCIFGGEKQELMAYRKNNTCFPVYVRLMKQEAEPAIYLCMAYNISEKVMLGKKLQQAQQEIEAAYKTKSEFVANITHELRTPVNGILGNTKELISMEKEEKKLGLLKLIEYSCKNMNALINNILDFAKLESGKFTLESRKFNLYHMIDYVKRNHRNKITEKGVEFLVTISPEVPEYIVGDELRIIQILNNLLSNACKFTSVGKIVLEVIKTAQYDNRVELFFMVIDSGIGISKANQDKLFKSFSQVDASITRKYGGTGLGLNICKQLVEMMDGDISVESKENVGSTFLFHIWVEVPKEENGQIQDSQNKDEILQKLRGLTEKNTSEKIWRYGEEENLQELQKKMSKLILSIEMENWEKAEGFADTVRKLTEEAPKEVKTAALRLKMAVQKADYEKATATFEALQSLI, from the coding sequence ATGAAGATGCAAATCATAGAAGAGGAGCAGTTACAATTTTTTTTAGATCATGCGCTTGAAATGGTGTTTGCGTTCAGGGGAAATGGAGAGATTATCTATGCCAATAAAATAGCAAAGGAACAGCTTGAGTGGGGCACAGAACTATGTAATCAGCGGATTACTGATATATTTCCTCAAAATTTCAAAGAAGTAGGAGAGGGGTTTGAGACAGATTGTATCTTCGGAGGGGAAAAGCAGGAACTGATGGCATATCGCAAAAACAATACTTGTTTTCCGGTCTATGTTCGGTTGATGAAGCAAGAAGCAGAGCCTGCTATCTACCTTTGTATGGCATATAATATTTCGGAAAAAGTAATGCTTGGTAAAAAACTTCAACAGGCGCAACAGGAGATAGAGGCAGCGTACAAAACAAAATCGGAATTTGTGGCCAATATTACCCATGAACTTCGAACACCGGTAAATGGGATATTGGGAAATACAAAAGAATTAATAAGTATGGAGAAGGAAGAGAAAAAGTTAGGCCTGCTGAAACTGATAGAATATAGCTGTAAAAATATGAATGCCCTTATTAATAATATTTTGGACTTTGCTAAGTTAGAGTCGGGAAAGTTTACGCTAGAATCCAGAAAATTTAATCTATACCATATGATAGATTATGTAAAACGTAACCATCGAAATAAAATTACAGAAAAAGGGGTGGAGTTTTTAGTAACAATTTCACCGGAGGTACCGGAGTATATTGTAGGGGATGAACTGAGAATTATACAAATCTTAAATAATTTGTTATCAAATGCTTGTAAATTTACATCTGTAGGAAAAATAGTTCTAGAGGTTATTAAGACAGCACAGTATGACAATCGGGTAGAACTATTTTTTATGGTGATTGATTCGGGAATCGGAATTAGTAAGGCAAATCAGGATAAGTTATTTAAAAGTTTTTCACAGGTGGATGCGTCTATTACCAGAAAGTATGGCGGAACAGGGTTGGGACTGAATATTTGTAAGCAACTTGTGGAAATGATGGATGGCGATATTTCTGTGGAAAGTAAGGAAAATGTAGGAAGTACCTTTCTTTTTCATATATGGGTAGAAGTTCCGAAAGAGGAAAACGGTCAGATACAGGATAGTCAAAATAAGGATGAGATATTACAGAAATTGAGAGGCCTTACAGAGAAAAATACAAGTGAAAAGATTTGGAGATACGGAGAAGAGGAGAATTTACAAGAATTACAGAAGAAAATGTCAAAGTTGATTCTTAGTATAGAAATGGAGAACTGGGAGAAGGCAGAAGGATTTGCGGATACGGTCAGAAAATTGACAGAGGAAGCACCAAAAGAAGTTAAGACGGCGGCTCTCAGACTAAAGATGGCAGTGCAAAAAGCGGATTATGAAAAGGCAACTGCTACCTTTGAAGCACTTCAGTCACTGATATAA
- a CDS encoding galactokinase, translating to MEETKVLLGEIETGQYDERLKAIYVDETMVPYQKERFQKGICKFEELYGAGEVEVYSAPGRSEVGGNHTDHQHGEVLAASINLDAIAVVRKMQNNVIELLSEGYEKICVDLSDLEKKEEEEGTSIGIIRGMIYGLKKNGHKIGGFQAYVTSDVLNGAGMSSSAAFETLVGTIISGLYNGMEISPVEIAQVAQYAENVFFGKPCGLMDQMACSVGGLIHIDFADLKNPMVEKVEVDFDVYHHSLCITDTKGSHADLTDDYALIPQEMKKVASFFGKEFLREVDEKEFYKNIAKLQKECGDRAVLRSLHFFEEDKRVEQEVSALKNGDFKGFLQTVKASGNSSFNYLQNVYTNKDVQNQGVSIGLAVSESILKEHGVSRVHGGGFAGTIQAFVEDSFVETYREVLDSVFGEGACHVLKVRPFGGIKVM from the coding sequence ATGGAAGAGACGAAGGTATTATTGGGTGAAATTGAAACAGGACAGTATGATGAAAGATTGAAAGCAATCTATGTAGATGAGACGATGGTGCCTTATCAAAAAGAACGTTTTCAAAAGGGAATTTGTAAGTTCGAAGAACTGTATGGAGCAGGTGAGGTAGAGGTTTACAGTGCACCGGGCAGAAGTGAGGTTGGAGGAAACCATACAGACCATCAGCATGGTGAAGTGTTAGCTGCATCCATCAATTTAGATGCAATTGCTGTGGTAAGAAAAATGCAGAATAATGTGATTGAGTTGTTGTCCGAGGGTTATGAAAAGATTTGTGTAGATTTGTCTGATTTGGAGAAAAAAGAGGAAGAAGAGGGGACCTCTATTGGAATTATTCGTGGAATGATTTACGGTTTGAAAAAGAATGGTCATAAGATTGGGGGATTTCAAGCTTATGTTACCAGTGACGTGTTAAATGGTGCAGGAATGTCAAGTTCCGCAGCCTTTGAGACGTTGGTAGGAACAATTATTTCAGGACTCTATAATGGTATGGAGATTAGTCCGGTAGAGATTGCACAGGTGGCGCAATATGCAGAAAATGTATTTTTTGGAAAACCATGTGGATTGATGGATCAGATGGCTTGTTCCGTTGGTGGACTAATTCATATTGATTTTGCAGATCTTAAGAATCCTATGGTAGAAAAGGTAGAAGTAGATTTTGACGTTTATCATCATAGCTTGTGTATTACCGATACCAAGGGATCTCATGCAGATTTGACAGATGATTATGCTCTGATTCCACAGGAAATGAAGAAGGTTGCTTCTTTCTTTGGAAAAGAGTTTTTACGTGAAGTGGATGAAAAAGAGTTTTATAAAAATATTGCAAAGCTTCAGAAGGAGTGCGGAGATCGTGCGGTTTTGCGTTCTTTGCATTTCTTTGAAGAGGATAAGAGAGTAGAGCAGGAAGTGAGCGCATTAAAGAACGGTGATTTTAAGGGATTTTTACAGACAGTGAAGGCTTCAGGTAATTCTTCTTTTAACTATTTGCAGAATGTGTATACGAATAAGGATGTGCAGAATCAGGGAGTCTCCATTGGTCTGGCTGTTAGTGAGAGCATTTTAAAAGAACATGGAGTAAGTCGTGTTCATGGAGGAGGATTTGCCGGAACGATTCAAGCATTTGTAGAGGATAGTTTTGTGGAAACTTATCGCGAAGTGTTAGATAGTGTGTTTGGCGAGGGTGCCTGCCACGTATTGAAAGTCAGACCTTTTGGTGGAATCAAAGTGATGTAA
- a CDS encoding protein-glutamate methylesterase/protein-glutamine glutaminase, giving the protein MQKIKVLVVEDSYVFRELLVQNLNKDPAIQVVATAGDPYEARDAIVTYKPDVMTLDIELPRMSGIEFLRKLMPQYPMPVIVISALSDKVFDALGAGAVDFVAKPVVSDKQQIEEFVSKELPDKIKIAVKAHVSRVKHKNVVPRQPVQNNATKKNLIIAIGASTGGTEAIAAVLQEFGTDIPGVVVVQHMPAGFTEMFAGRLNDKCNVKVKEAKTGDVVLPGQVLIAPGGDAHMEIVRVNDTYQVICKRGAKVNGHCPSVDVLFQSVAKVARENAIGIILTGMGGDGAKGLLEMKNAGAKTIGQDESTCVVYGMPKVAYQLGAVEYQEQLPNIARRTYQILRNM; this is encoded by the coding sequence ATGCAAAAGATTAAAGTATTAGTTGTGGAAGACTCTTATGTATTTCGAGAGCTTCTTGTGCAAAATCTCAATAAAGATCCTGCAATTCAGGTGGTGGCCACAGCGGGAGATCCTTACGAAGCAAGGGATGCAATTGTAACATACAAACCGGATGTTATGACTCTAGATATAGAACTTCCGCGAATGAGTGGTATTGAATTTTTGAGAAAATTAATGCCTCAATATCCAATGCCGGTAATTGTAATTAGTGCATTAAGTGATAAGGTGTTTGATGCACTTGGGGCAGGAGCAGTTGATTTTGTGGCTAAGCCGGTTGTTTCTGACAAACAACAGATAGAAGAATTTGTTTCGAAGGAATTACCGGATAAGATTAAGATTGCCGTCAAGGCACATGTGAGTAGGGTAAAGCATAAAAATGTTGTTCCAAGGCAACCGGTGCAGAATAATGCAACCAAAAAGAATCTCATCATAGCCATAGGAGCATCTACAGGAGGAACGGAGGCAATCGCAGCGGTGTTGCAGGAATTTGGTACGGATATTCCGGGAGTGGTAGTGGTACAGCATATGCCCGCAGGGTTTACGGAAATGTTTGCCGGGCGGCTAAATGATAAATGCAATGTAAAAGTGAAGGAGGCAAAAACGGGAGATGTTGTATTGCCCGGACAGGTATTGATAGCACCGGGGGGAGATGCGCATATGGAAATTGTGAGGGTAAATGATACATATCAGGTTATTTGCAAAAGAGGAGCAAAAGTGAATGGACACTGTCCGTCAGTAGATGTACTTTTTCAGTCCGTTGCAAAAGTGGCAAGAGAAAATGCCATAGGTATTATTTTAACCGGTATGGGAGGAGATGGAGCAAAGGGACTTTTGGAAATGAAAAATGCCGGAGCAAAAACCATCGGGCAGGATGAATCTACTTGTGTGGTATATGGTATGCCAAAAGTTGCCTATCAATTAGGTGCTGTTGAATATCAGGAACAGTTGCCAAATATAGCAAGAAGAACATATCAAATATTGCGGAATATGTGA
- a CDS encoding response regulator, giving the protein MVSENREKDVTNILIVDDLEVNRFTLRDIIADMGHRPILAESGEQALKLIQHFSIQLIISDIAMPGMDGFEFCRKVKDNPDTREIPIIFISAFDNPDDMIRGFALEGEDYITKPFIPEVIRARIKVHLKLSEAKASLVEMNRKLQVLVSEQIKQMEAEKRNVLYALLRVARETANYDENHMERLCYNSRILAEAMQLSTRYGEVISDGFIDTLELAAPLCDIGNVAVPCEIFHKKSALTVEEEKVMRKHTTIGAKILRDINQAGEYNDFIQMSVDIANYHHENWDGTGYPEGMKGEEIPLSAQIVALVSEYCALMEERTYRGMYDKESAFQIMQQEVGIKFSPDMFYVLKKIYKQLR; this is encoded by the coding sequence ATGGTGAGCGAAAACAGAGAAAAAGATGTGACAAACATTCTTATCGTGGATGATTTAGAAGTGAATCGGTTTACCTTAAGAGATATTATTGCGGATATGGGGCATCGACCGATATTGGCAGAAAGTGGTGAACAGGCGCTAAAACTGATACAGCATTTTTCGATACAACTGATTATTTCGGACATTGCAATGCCTGGAATGGATGGATTTGAATTCTGTAGGAAGGTAAAAGATAATCCGGATACAAGGGAAATACCAATTATTTTTATCTCTGCATTTGACAATCCGGATGATATGATAAGAGGATTTGCATTGGAGGGCGAGGATTATATTACCAAACCTTTTATCCCGGAAGTGATAAGAGCAAGAATAAAAGTTCATTTAAAGTTGTCGGAGGCAAAAGCCAGTCTGGTAGAAATGAATCGGAAACTTCAGGTTTTGGTAAGTGAGCAGATTAAGCAGATGGAAGCGGAGAAAAGAAATGTTCTCTATGCACTTCTTCGTGTGGCAAGGGAAACAGCAAACTATGATGAAAATCATATGGAGCGTCTTTGCTATAACAGTAGAATTTTAGCAGAAGCTATGCAGTTATCGACACGGTATGGGGAAGTGATATCTGATGGGTTTATAGATACATTGGAGCTTGCTGCACCGTTGTGTGATATAGGAAATGTGGCTGTTCCATGTGAGATTTTTCATAAGAAATCAGCATTAACCGTGGAAGAAGAAAAGGTTATGCGAAAGCATACTACAATTGGAGCAAAGATACTTCGGGATATTAATCAGGCAGGAGAATATAATGACTTTATTCAAATGTCAGTTGATATTGCAAATTATCACCATGAGAATTGGGATGGGACAGGATATCCGGAAGGAATGAAAGGGGAAGAAATACCGTTATCTGCTCAGATTGTGGCGTTAGTAAGTGAGTATTGTGCTTTGATGGAAGAGAGAACCTATCGGGGAATGTACGATAAAGAGAGTGCTTTTCAAATTATGCAACAAGAGGTTGGGATAAAGTTTAGTCCCGATATGTTTTATGTTTTGAAAAAAATATACAAGCAGTTACGCTAG
- a CDS encoding LacI family DNA-binding transcriptional regulator produces MATIKDIAEAAGVSSATVSRILNNDSTLNVAPETRQKVLDTANTLKYKKKSRASNRSAYTLGIVQWFSPQQELEDNYYLLIRQGIEDFCMQNCIHVVRTYKADVNYMDALKSVDALVCVGKFSTSEVKHFRELTNNIIFLDMPVNDTTVSTITLDFDQAISTGMDYLTSLGHTKIGFLGGKEYLADRQLFPDTRKKLFTAYCQEHNITYEPYLLEESFTTESGYQMMTELIKKGDLPTAIIASSDPIAIGALRALNDNGIKVPEDISLMGFDDTSLSSFTSPPLTTIHAPAYDMGSFGANIVFNILKLHPATAMKIQLPCKLVKRQSCKELES; encoded by the coding sequence ATGGCTACCATTAAAGATATTGCAGAAGCCGCAGGAGTATCTTCAGCTACCGTCTCAAGAATTCTGAACAATGACAGTACACTGAATGTAGCTCCTGAAACACGACAAAAAGTATTGGACACGGCAAATACCTTGAAATATAAGAAAAAATCAAGAGCTTCCAATCGTTCTGCCTATACACTCGGCATCGTACAATGGTTCTCCCCACAGCAGGAATTAGAAGATAATTACTATTTACTGATTCGTCAAGGCATTGAGGACTTTTGCATGCAGAACTGTATTCATGTAGTCCGCACCTATAAAGCAGATGTCAACTACATGGATGCTCTCAAATCCGTAGATGCATTGGTCTGCGTGGGTAAATTCAGTACTTCTGAGGTAAAACATTTTCGTGAACTAACAAATAATATCATCTTTTTAGATATGCCGGTAAACGATACTACTGTTTCTACCATCACGTTGGACTTTGACCAGGCAATATCCACCGGTATGGATTATTTAACTTCGCTTGGTCATACAAAAATTGGATTTCTGGGTGGAAAAGAATATCTGGCTGACCGCCAACTTTTTCCGGATACGCGAAAAAAACTCTTTACTGCATATTGTCAAGAGCACAATATCACTTATGAACCATATCTGCTAGAAGAGTCATTTACAACAGAATCCGGATATCAGATGATGACCGAATTGATAAAAAAAGGCGACCTGCCTACCGCAATCATTGCTTCTAGTGATCCTATTGCAATTGGTGCCTTAAGGGCCCTCAACGACAACGGAATAAAAGTACCGGAAGACATCTCCCTAATGGGATTTGATGATACCAGTCTTTCTTCCTTTACTTCTCCACCATTGACCACCATTCATGCTCCGGCATACGACATGGGAAGCTTTGGTGCCAATATCGTATTTAACATCTTAAAGCTGCATCCGGCAACTGCCATGAAGATTCAGTTGCCTTGTAAACTAGTGAAGCGTCAATCCTGTAAGGAACTGGAATCATAA